The genome window CACGAGTACGGATCGTGAAAGGGAACTTCCGAATCCACGCACCCCAAGCGACCACGTGTTAGAGTCGATCCGCGCGACTTCAACGCCAGGCGCCAGGCGGAGGACTTCCGGGATGCTGGTGGCCCCGGAGCGCCGGATATCCTCTTGAGTAATGACGTAGATCGCTGCCGGAGTTCGACTGGCTTGCACCGGCTCCTTCGACGTGGTTGTGACCTCGATTTTTCCCAGATCCTCCAGGCTCATATGCGTGAGACGGCTTGGGTTGTCTTGGCCGGCCTGTGGAGTGCCTCCCCAACTTTGGCTGGCCAGTATCGTCAGCAGGAGCGCAGATATCAAAACTGGAAGGACCACGGTGCGGGACATGCCAGTACTGCCGTAGTACACGACAGCTCCGGTGGCGTGAAGACGGCGGGGCCAGTTTTCTTTGGGCGGCATCCAATAGTTAACCCGATGCGATTCTAACCGCAGGTTGTGTGCCTTTGCAGTAAGTATCACGATCAGACAAGGATTTATGTCCTGAAATGGGACAGGTTCCTTTTTTGGGAAGTCTCTCAGGCAATCACCTTAGCTGTGGCTGCAGGACTCTTGGATTACCTCGGAAACGGTGCTTGAGTTTTCCGTGAACCCTAGACGGAAGAACTCCGGGGACACCGTGAACTTCACCAGCAGGGCGGACGTAAATAACCGAAAAGACAGTAGTTGCGTGCAATTTGGAAAGAAACCTGCCCAACTCAACAACGATGATGAACCGCTCGTTATCACCCTGATTCCGGCTTGAGACGCTGCGGCATTTTTTCATGTTCGAAACGCTGCACGCCGGGCTGAGGCATAGACTTGAATTGGGGCTTCTTATAGCATTGCCCACATGAAAAAAGTGAAATCTGGCAGTCGCAATTCTGCCGCGAAAGGCGCTGCGAAAAACGTTGACGAATACATTGCTGGCCTCCCGGAACCTGCCCGCGGCACCTTGAACAAGATGCGCGCTACGATTCGGTCCGCTGTGCCACCGGAGGCTACCGAGACCATCAGTTATGGGATCCCTGCGTTTAAGCACAAACGAGTTCTGGTGTGGTTCGCCGCGTTTTCGAACCATTGCAGTTTGTTCCCTACTGCGTCCGTGATCGAGGCGTTCAAGGACGAACTTAAGGGCTTCACCAAATCCAAAGGGACCATCCACTTTGCCACGGACAAGCCAC of Terriglobales bacterium contains these proteins:
- a CDS encoding DUF1801 domain-containing protein, with product MKKVKSGSRNSAAKGAAKNVDEYIAGLPEPARGTLNKMRATIRSAVPPEATETISYGIPAFKHKRVLVWFAAFSNHCSLFPTASVIEAFKDELKGFTKSKGTIHFATDKPLPTALVKKLVKARVAQNESKKRR